A section of the Hypomesus transpacificus isolate Combined female chromosome 1, fHypTra1, whole genome shotgun sequence genome encodes:
- the egf gene encoding pro-epidermal growth factor — protein sequence MFLATVVALLVCFFVRKAEVTEPGRECWRGSLSGVGSNWSCVEPYLIFGHGKGIYRMDLDGGNRKRLVAGVGNSILLDFNYQEGRVYWADRTTGVVYKAAMDGAQRQKLYSSEKGLSGLAVDWIQNVVFWSSEEKGTIKRMEANDKNERTVLRYLSQPCCIAIDPSDRFLFWLSDGITPSIQRSNVAGEMTTTVLKMAEKLRALSIDRTDKRLFWVQFGSEGESAIGSCDYNGNVINTISQPLRSQSLGIFVFMEQVYYTDAASRAIRQVNKYTGGAAKKINLKRMAHPPIDVKVVHPLNQPIEDPVAVSPGCDGRAGPCVNVCSNPTEQGLCQCSEGFTLSKHGNHCEDINECALWSHGCSLGCENVPGSYFCSCPQGYALLPDRRTCQETFPCEGNMTQCDGGCVRSESGPVCVCSEGSTLLPGGLSCSGCSSADRGGCSQLCSPTTLGHWECECVPGYRLHQDGRRCSATGPAPYLVFANMVDVRRVNLDGSGDHRLLEEPQGNVIALDYDPVQNKVYFASTTLRQIERVDLSGGSREVVVSGGLDSPEGLAVDWIHRRLYWTDRGLSTIECSTLNGLDRETVIRKGIQAPRGIAVHPLAKKLFWTDMGRRPAVLGAALDGRERWVVADSGLEMPCGLALDFPQERVFWSDSRTRALESANLDGSERRLLTENEVGRPFDLAVFEDRVWVSDRERRSLGSFDKRSGEKLERIHVNVVQPASIVVVHPMAKSEADMCLHQNGGCSQVCESRLGHPLCSCFPHYQPSEGDSCVPITTSSKPAESGDWGESVDPFSLKNKTLNDESMPLPLPGLSSDGEEADAHLEHSSEPALFTEKMVSDQDDCSSLRCDVNARCLVQTGSASCVCRDGFTGDGDLCVDVDECEAGVSQCSVQSSECVNTAGGYDCQCRPGFTGDGHHCTDVDECSLGSHRCDERAECVNSLGKYLCRCQAGYSGHGHSCHETQTKSALVTTRSPVDPTTRGQQSVESCPSSHDSYCLYEGTCFYFPEMESYACNCVLGYMGERCQFSDLQWWDLQQAEQEKRRNVAIAACMAGLITLLSIAACITYCYGSRSLFREHPSVDDMSVSTSTEETTPNNTSPPRFYVVLDAAEGQLLHARGCSVRAMCPSCTPENAAPPPPPAVSTQHSDQRRNSAATALKGQLTY from the exons ATGTTCCTTGCTACGGTCGTGGCTCTGCTGGTTTGTTTCTTTGTGCGGAAGGCAGAAGTGACGGAGCCTGGGAGGGAATGCTGGCGCGGGTCCTTGTCGGGTGTGGGTAGCAACTGGAGCTGTGTGG AGCCCTACCTTATCTTCGGCCATGGTAAGGGCATCTATCGGATGGACCTGGATGGAGGGAACAGAAAAAGGCTTGTGGCCGGGGTTGGAAACTCGATTCTACTGGACTTCAACTACCAGGAGGGCAGAGTGTACTGGGCTGACAGGACCACTGGGGTCGTCTACAAGGCTGCAATGGATGGTGCACAGAGACAG AAATTATACTCATCTGAAAAAGGCCTCTCGGGTCTTGCGGTTGACTGGATTCAGAATGTTGTCTTCTGGTCAAGTGAAGAAAAGGGAACTATTAAAAGAatggaagcaaatgacaaaaatGAGAGGACTGTTTTAAGATATTTATCTCAGCCGTGTTGCATAGCGATCGACCCGAGTGACAG GTTTCTGTTTTGGTTGTCTGACGGCATCACACCCAGTATCCAGCGGTCAAACGTGGCAGGAGAGATGACCACTACAGTTTTAAAGATGGCTGAGAAACTCAGAGCACTGTCTATCGACCGAACAGACAAGAGACTGTTCTGGGTCCAGTTCGGTTCTGAAGGAGAAAGTGCTATTGGCTCCTGTGACTACAATGGAAATGTCATCAACACAATCAGTCAGCCTCTCCG GTCTCAATCTCTTGGGATATTTGTATTCATGGAGCAAGTCTATTACACTGATGCCGCATCGCGGGCTATAAGACAAGTCAACAAGTACACAGGGGGAGCGGCGAAAAAAATTAACCTGAAGCGGATGGCGCACCCCCCCATAGATGTGAAGGTGGTACATCCCCTTAACCAGCCAATAGAAGACCCCGTGGCTGTCTCTCCAG GCTGTGATGGACGCGCAGGGCCCTGTGTAAACGTGTGCTCCAACCCAACTGAACAGGGTCTTTGTCAGTGCAGCGAGGGCTTTACCCTCAGCAAGCACGGAAATCATTGTGAAG ATATAAACGAGTGTGCTTTGTGGAGCCACGGTTGCTCCTTGGGGTGCGAGAACGTTCCAGGTTCCTACTTTTGCTCGTGCCCCCAAGGATATGCTCTACTGCCCGATAGGAGAACCTGCCAAG AGACCTTCCCATGCGAGGGGAACATGACCCAGTGTGACGGAGGCTGTGTGAGATCAGAgagtgggcctgtgtgtgtgtgttctgaggggTCCACACTCCTGCCTGGGGGCCTCTCCTGCTCAG ggTGCTCCTCAGCAGACAGAGGAGGCTGCAGTCAGCTGTGCTCCCCCACTACCCTGGGCCACtgggagtgtgagtgtgtgccagGCTACCGGCTCCACCAGGACGGGAGGCGCTGCTCTGCCACAG GACCAGCTCCTTACCTGGTGTTTGCTAACATGGTGGATGTCAGGAGAGTGAATCTTGACGGGTCAGGTGACCATAGACTCCTGGAGGAACCTCAGGGAAACGTGATCGCCTTGGATTATGATCCCGTCCAAAACAAA gTGTACTTTGCCAGTACGACTCTGAGGCAGATTGAGCGGGTGGATTTGTCCGGGGGGTCCAGAGAGGTTGTGGTGAGCGGGGGTCTGGACTCCCCTGAAGGGCTGGCCGTGGACTGGATCCACCGCAGGCTGTACTGGACCGACCGGGG ACTCTCTACTATTGAGTGCAGCACTTTGAACGGGCTGGACAGAGAAACAGTGATAAGGAAAGGGATCCAAGCTCCAAGAGGAATCGCTGTTCACCCTCTCGCAAA GAAGTTGTTCTGGACGGACATGGGCCGGCGTCCGGCGGTGTTGGGCGCGGCGCTGGATGGGCGCGAGCGCTGGGTGGTGGCTGACAGCGGGCTGGAGATGCCTTGCGGACTGGCTCTGGACTTCCCTCAGGAGCGTGTGTTCTGGAGCGACAGCAGGACCAGGGCGCTGGAGAGCGCCAACCTGGACGGCTCGGAGAGACGGCTGCTGACAGAGAACGAAGTAG GGCGACCTTTTGACCTGGCGGTGTTTGAGGACCGTGTGTGGGTCTCCGACCGGGAGCGGCGCTCGCTGGGGAGCTTCGACAAACGCAGCGGAGAGAAACTGGAGCGTATCCACGTTAACGTGGTTCAACCGGCGTCCATTGTGGTGGTTCATCCCATGGCCAAGTCag AAGCGGACATGTGCCTCCACCAGAATGGGGGCTGTTCCCAGGTGTGTGAGAGCAGACTAGGGCACCCTCTCTGTTCCTGCTTCCCCCACTACCAGCCCTCCGAGGGGGACAGCTGTGTACCCATCACCACATCCAGCAAACCAGCAG AGTCTGGAGATTGGGGAGAGTCTGTAGATCCATTCTCTCTGAAGAACAAGACTCTGAACGATGAGAGcatgcccctgcccctgcctgggCTCTCCTCAGACGGAGAAGAGGCCGACGCCCACCTGGAGCACAGCAGCGAGCCGGCGCTCTTTACAGAGAAGATGGTCTCAG ACCAAGACGACTGTTCGTCTCTGCGCTGCGACGTGAACGCTCGCTGCCTggtgcagacaggaagtgccaGCTGTGTCTGCCGAGACGGCTTCACTGGAGACGGagacctgtgtgtgg ACGTGGACGAGTGTGAGGCGGGCGTGTCTCAGTGCAGCGTCCAGAGTTCAGAGTGTGTGAACACGGCCGGGGGGTATGACTGCCAGTGTCGTCCTGGCTTCACTGGAGACGGGCACCACTGCACAG ACGTTGACGAGTGCTCGCTGGGATCACACAGGTGTGATGAGAGGGCTGAGTGTGTGAACAGCCTGGGGAAGTACCTGTGCAGGTGTCAGGCTGGGTACAGTGGACATGGACATAGCTGCCACG AGACGCAGACCAAATCAGCGCTGGTGACGACCCGCAGCCCAGTGGAccccaccaccagggggcagcagtCTGTGGAGAGCTGTCCCTCCTCCCACGACTCCTACTGTCTCTACGAAGGCACCTGTTTCTACTTCCCAGAGATGGAGTCCTACGCCTGCAA ctgtGTGCTGGGCTACATGGGTGAGAGGTGCCAGTTCAGCGACCTGCAGTGGTGGGATCTGCAGCAGGCtgagcaggagaagaggaggaacgtGGCCATCGCTGCCTGCATGGCCGGCCTCATCACCCTGCTCTCCATCGCTGCCTGCATCACCTACTGCTatgg GTCTAGGAGTTTGTTCCGGGAGCATCCCTCGGTGGATGACATGAGCGTGAGCACCAGCACGGAGGAGACCACGCCTAACAACACCAGCCCGCCACGG ttcTATGTGGTGCTGGATGCAGCAGAGGGGCAGCTCCTCCATGCCCGGGGTTGTTCCGTCAGAGCCATGTGTCCGTCCTGCACCCCCGAGAacgctgccccccctcctccccccgccgTGTCCACGCAACACTCTGACCAGCGCAGGAACTCTGCTGCCACCGCGCTGAAGGGACAGCTGACCTACTGA
- the lrit3a gene encoding leucine-rich repeat, immunoglobulin-like domain and transmembrane domain-containing protein 3a, with translation MRRLLCAHVLLCCVSVAHSFCPSQCTCVYHGRSDGTGTRSVLCNDPDMSDIPVNVPVDTVKLRVEKTGIRRIPREAFYYLTDLRYLWITYNSVSAVDSGSFYNLKFLHELRLDGNVISTFPWESLKEMPILRTLDLHNNRLTNVPVEAAHYLVNITYLDLSSNKLTTLPSDLMDIWPPFNGATVTSAVSQKVVLGLQDNPWFCDCRISKLIELSKMSNTPVVLMDLFLSCSGPEGLAGVLFQRAELDQCLKPSVMISANKITSSLGSNVLLRCDATGYPTPNLFWTKSDGSFVANSVVQESPGEGVRWSIISLHGISYKDAGDYICKAKNVAGNADATITVSVVGLVSTTSTPLKTVPVDNTSPPIALTSLPSSTTTPSTTMRALTTPPPILLKKTANQQVGSAKPARILQGGGGKKLAADEKSTKKEPWKSVKDLKVVEETTDSAVLLWVADGLPSDTPLTVVYSADEQEDTKRTMDTVASSGKVLLEGLTPGLRYSVCLVAKGSSAGKDPCTEFYTLEVLDDEGQNKLLMIVSGMACAVALPVIILLVYKILALYCNRNNTTLEDDELEKESYVKFETLTLKQRTTLPNEHWTRRETHDSERMLLCSRSSIDSQMTYKSDSSRSEFLC, from the exons ATGCGTCGTCTGCTGTGCGCTCATGTGCTGCTCTGCTGCGTCAGTGTGGCCCACTCCTTCTGTCCTTCCCAGTGCACCTGCGTGTATCACGGACGGAGCGACGGCACAGGCACCAG GTCCGTGCTGTGCAACGATCCAGACATGTCTGACATCCCCGTGAACGTCCCGGTGGACACGGTCAAGCTGCGAGTGGAGAAAACAGGCATCCGGCGAATCCCTAGAGAGGCCTTTTACTACCTGACTGACCTCCGGTACCTGTGGATCACCTACAACTCAGTCTCCGCCGTGGATTCTGGGAGTTTCTACAACCTGAAGTTTCTCCACGAACTCAGGCTGGACGGTAACGTCATCTCCACCTTCCCCTGGGAGTCCCTCAAGGAGATGCCCATTTTGAGGACGCTGGATTTACACAACAACAGGCTGACGAACGTGCCGGTCGAGGCAGCCCACTACCTGGTGAACATTACTTACCTGGATCTGTCCAGCAACAAGCTGACAACGCTGCCTTCAGACCTCATGGATATCTGGCCTCCGTTTAACGGAGCGACGGTCACCTCCGCCGTGTCCCAGAAGGTGGTGCTTG GGCTCCAGGACAACCCGTGGTTTTGCGACTGCAGGATCTCCAAGCTGATCGAGCTCTCGAAAATGTCGAACACGCCGGTGGTTCTAATGGACCTCTTCCTGTCCTGCAGTGGACCTGAAGGCCTCGCTGGAGTCTTGTTTCAACGGGCAGAACTGGACCAGTGCCTGAAGCCGTCAGTCATGATCTCAGCCAACAAGATCACATCCTCCTTGGGCAGCAACGTGTTGCTGCGTTGTGATGCGACGGGCTACCCCACTCCCAACCTCTTCTGGACCAAGTCAGACGGGTCATTTGTCGCCAACTCAG TTGTACAAGAGTCACCCGGTGAGGGGGTGCGATGGTCCATCATCAGCCTGCATGGGATCTCGTACAAAGATGCCGGGGATTACATCTGCAAGGCCAAGAACGTTGCTGGAAACGCTGATGCCACAATAACAGTATCTGTGGTGGGATTAGTGAGCACCACCAGTACACCGCTTAAGACGGTCCCGGTCGACAACACCAGTCCACCCATCGCCCTCACCAGCCTTCCCAGCTCCACTACCACCCCATCCACCACCATGCGAGCACtgaccacacctccacccatccTGTTGAAGAAGACTGCCAACCAGCAGGTGGGATCAGCCAAACCTGCCAGGATCCTGCAGGGAGGTGGCGGTAAGAAGCTGGCCGCAGACGAGAAAAGCACCAAAAAGGAACCTTGGAAGTCCGTCAAGGACCTTAAGGTGGTCGAGGAGACGACAGACAGCGCCGTGCTGCTCTGGGTGGCCGACGGCTTGCCCAGCGACACCCCGCTCACGGTGGTTTACTCTGCTGACGAACAGGAAGACACCAAAAGAACCATGGACACGGTGGCCAGTAGCGGGAAGGTCCTGCTGGAGGGCCTCACACCTGGACTGAGATACTCCGTCTGCCTGGTGGCCAAGGGGAGCTCCGCGGGGAAAGACCCCTGCACAGAGTTCTACACCCTGGAAGTCCTCGACGACGAGGGGCAGAACAAGTTGTTGATGATCGTGAGTGGGATGGCCTGCGCTGTGGCCTTGCCTGTCATCATCCTGCTGGTGTACAAGATCCTGGCGCTCTACTGCAACAGGAACAACACGACCCTGGAGGACGAcgagctggagaaagagagctaCGTGAAGTTTGAGACGCTCACGCTGAAACAGAGAACCACACTCCCCAACGAACACTGGACGAGGAGAGAGACTCACGACTCAGAGAGGATGCTGCTCTGCTCCAGGTCCAGCATCGACTCTCAAATGACCTACAAGAGCGACAGCTCCCGATCGGAGTTTCTATGCTGA
- the gpm6aa gene encoding glycoprotein M6Aa, translating to MEEDMEEGQNQKGCLECCIKCLGGIPYPSLIATILLYAGVALFCGCGHEALSGTVTILQNYFEVVRSPMDSLDVFTMIDIIKYVIYGIASAFFVYGILLMVEGFFTSGAIKDLYGDFKITTCGRCVSAWFIMLTYIFMLAWLGVTAFTSLPVFMYFNIWTICQNTTMLEGVTLCLDPRQYGIVPIAEAKTVCTKSEKFYKMCESNELDMTFHLFICALAGAGAAVIAMIHYLMVLSANWAYVKDACRMQKYEDIKSKEEQELHDIHSTRSKERLNAYT from the exons gatgCCTGGAGTGCTGCATTAAATGCCTGGGTGGGATCCCCTACCCTTCTCTCATTGCCACCATCCTGCTGTACGCCGGGGTGGCCCTGTTCTGCGGCTGTGGGCACGAGGCCTTGTCGGGCACCGTCACCATTCTGCAGAACTACTTTGAGGTGGTGAGGAGCCCCATGGACTCTCTGGACGTCTTCACCAT GATTGACATCATCAAGTACGTCATCTACGGCATCGCCTCGGCCTTCTTCGTGTACGGCATCCTGCTGATGGTGGAGGGCTTCTTCACCAGTGGGGCCATCAAGGACCTGTACGGAGACTTCAAGATCACCACCTGTGGACGCTGCGTCAGTGCCTGG TTCATCATGCTGACGTATATCTTCATGCTGGCCTGGCTGGGGGTGACGGCATTCACCTCCCTTCCTGTCTTCATGTACTTTAACATCTGGACCATTTGCCAAAACACAACCATGCTGGAGGGGGTTACCCTATGCTTGGACCCGCGCCAGTATG GGATCGTGCCAATTGCTGAGGCCAAAACAGTATGTACTAAATCTGAGAAGTTTTACAAGATGTGTGAATCGAACGAG CTGGATATGACCTTCCACTTGTTCATCTGCGCTCTGGCTGGGGCGGGTGCTGCCGTGATTGCTATG ATCCACTACCTGATGGTGCTCTCAGCCAACTGGGCGTACGTGAAAGACGCCTGCAGGATGCAGAAGTACGAAGACATCAAGTCcaaggaggaacaggagctCCACGACATCCACTCCACCCGCTCCAAGGAGCGTCTCAACGCCTACACATAA